Below is a genomic region from Drosophila kikkawai strain 14028-0561.14 chromosome X, DkikHiC1v2, whole genome shotgun sequence.
aaatattaggAACTTAAATCACAGGAAGCGGATCGCCTGCTTGAGGAACTGAGCCAAGAGGTCGACCAGCTTTTGGGTTTGTCTTCAGATACCTCGGACACCGATCAAGTAAGCTTAcctatatattattattccaTAAAAAAACCTTTATTTCTTACAATATTTGCAATATTAGTTCACCCTGAGCTCAAATAAAGAGGATAGCGAGGGAAGTAGCTCCTCTGTAGCCTCAAGGAAGCAGCAAACCGGGTCCCCAGAACAAGTGAGCtgtaatttttatgtttaagagttaaaacttgaaatattttttttatatttcagaagAAAGCTGAGTGCTTTGTTAAGGAAATGGAGGAAGAAGTCTCAAAGGGTTTTGGTTTCTTTAAAACAACCGAAAAAGCAAAGGGAATAGAGTCCTCAAAGGATAATGATGGAATTGAGGAGGCTAACAAAGAAGTGAGCTTTGATTTTTTCTAGATTTcttgattttatatattttatttaataatatatttaattgtattatattttattataaagaatCACATTAGCTTTCCTGATGTTCCTGTTGCTCGTCCAAAACTCAACGAGTCGCGTTTCCAGTTCCCCGGGGAGACGTCATCTTCTTCAAAAGGCATTTTCTCTTCCGATGATTCAAGACGAGCTCTCGCAGATCCCAACATACTTGAGCCggaagaggaggaggtgtTTGTGAAGCCCCCAAATTGGGTAAGGAATTCCCTGGAATTCCCAGAAAATTTCCATACTAAAATCTCTTTCTATCCTACAGCTGGATCCCCAGATCTTGAGATCCCTGCCCAAACTGAAGAAGTCAACCAACCCCTTTGAGCCCTGTCAGCCGGACACGTTCTTTGGCAAGGTCTGGTTTTGGAAAAGGAAGTAACTTGAGCTTTATATTAACCCAATTATCATTTTGCAGCTGCACCAGAACAGTCCCCTGGCCTATACGGGTCACGAGAAGGAGGAGCTGATGGACAAGAAGGAGAAGGATTCTTCTCATTCTAGGAGAAATTTACTGCAGGCTCTAAAGAATAGAAATAGTAACGCGGACAAGGACTTTGAAGAGGATCTTGGACGAGACTTAACGAAGATGAATGTTGGGATGGATTCCCAGGAAATCAATGAGTCTCCCATACTAATATCTCTTTCTATCCAACAGCTGGATCCCCAGATCTTGAGATCCCTGCCCAAACTGAAGAAATCAACCAACCCCTTTGAGCCCTGTCAGCCGGACACGTTCTTTGGCAAGGTCTGGTTTTGGAAAAGGAAGTAACTTGAGCTTTATATTAACCCAATTATCATTTTGCAGCTGCACCAGAACAGTCCCCTGGCCTATACGGGTCACGAGAAGGAGGAGCTGATGGACAGAAAGGAGAAGGATTCTTCTCATTCTAGGAGAAATTTATTGCAGGCTCTAGAGAACAGAAAGAGTAACGCGGACAAGGACTTTGAAGAGGATCTTGGACGAGACTTAACGAAGATGAATGTTGGGATGGATTCCCAGGAAAAGAATGAGTCTCCTTCTTTTGGCGAAGAAGCAACAAAGGAGGTTAATATGACGCTGGTAAATACGTTGGAGGAAAAGGAAATTGAGGATTCCCTTTCATCTTTGGAGTTAACTTACGTGCCAGCTTGTCCTTCTGTGGCAAAGCCCATTTTTGCCAAGGAAACGGATTCTCCTTTACATGTCAAAGATTCTGATAATTCACATTGCAAGGATTATCCTTTAGATAGCAAGGATTCTCCTTCACACAGCAAGGACTCTCTTTCACACAGCAAGGATTCTCCATTTTCATCTAACAAGGATTGTCCCACTTCACATATCAGAGATTCTATTTCCTCACATATTAAGGATTCTCCTAATTCAAAAAGCAAGGATTCTATTGCTTTACTTAGCaaggattcctctccagcgGGAGAAGGACTACGTGACTCGAAGGCACTTAACGAACTAAGCGGTGCGAATGCCATGGACAAGCCAAAGGCTACTGAAGGGGAAAACAAGGAGCAGGAAGAAAACAAGGACCCCGAGGAAAATAAGGACCACGAGGAAAACAAGGACCCCGAGGAAAACAAGAAGCCAGAAGAAAACAAGGACCCCGAGGAAACCAAGAACCTGGAGTATATACTTGAGCTATACGATCCAGAATTTCCCGCCTTGGTCACTCCCCTGCCCATCAAGGAGCTAAATGCCCAGAATCTAAAAACTATACGCGGCATGCCCTGTGCCAAGGGAAACCTCATAAGCAAATGGCTTTACAGTCAGTCCTTCAATGACAAGGAGTACGAGCATAAGGCGGGGGAATACCTGCCCGAGTACTCGTTGATTGTCTACAGCGATGCCGAAGAGGAGACGGAGCAGGAGAGTTTGGTAAGTGATCCTGTGGATAACTTGGATGCTTTGATGGGGAGTTTCCAAAGTCTGCAACTCAATGAGGCCATACCAGAGTGCTGCTTGGTAAGTCAGTCTTTCCCTTTATTTTCGAATAATCGAATCTAAAATGTACGCCTGCAGACCGACTCTGTGTTCCTGGTGGACAAACCTCAGACTGCCATCTCGCAGGGATTCATGATGCAGCCCCTGCCGCTTAAGGAAATCTGTCAAGTGAAGGACTTTCTCAAGATTCGCGTGACCCATGTGAGTTATTAGgtttcaaattataaattttacatttcatttcatttcatttcgtttcatttcatttcgtttaatttcatttcgtttcttTCTCTTTTAGGTGTACACCCCCTTTCAGTTTTGGTTCAATTTCGTGAATCGTTTGTACGACACCTCTACGCTCAACGAAATACAAATGGAAATGGGGTAAGTTTCTATGAAGCATCCCCATCTATTTTATCATCAATCTCTCTTTTCTCAGCAACTTCTACAGCGACACGGACAACATCAACTATTTAGACGTTCTGCCGAGATGCCTGATCAAAGCTGGTTACATCTGTGCCATTCAGTTGGACAGCAACTGGCGGCGGGTCAGGATAGTGTCTACTCCGCCACCAGATGTTGATACCGTTTACATTTATTACGTGGACTTTGGTTATGGCGAGGATGTGCCAGTTACTTACCTACGCTATCTAGCGATTAATTTCGGCGAAAAACCAGAGCTTGCCGTACGCGGAACACTTTCGTACATTTATCCACTGGGTCCGCACTGGACACCGGATAGTATGATTCAATTCCAGCGGCTTGTCAATAACCAAGAGCTATTTGCCCATGTCACAGAATTGGATTTGGAGGAACGCATCGTTTTCCTGCGCATTTCATTGAATGAAGAGTTTTTGCCATCGGTGAATAAGTTGCTGGTGGAGGCGAATCTGGCGGGACGGAGCATGCACTATGACTTAAAGCAGATTGAAAAGAATTTTGGAATACGCCATCGCTATTTGAGAGAGCGTCTGCCCAGGTAGAGTtggtttttattcatttatttataatttatgaatttaaagttttatattttactcaAGCCACGAAATGCTGGAGACGGGCATCTTTCCCGTTTTGAACGAGGAGTTTGAGGTGGCTTTTGATGCCATCATCTATAGTCCCGCCTTTGGAAAATTCAAGGTTCCTCAGATGAAGAAAGGTTATGATGCTCTACGCCAAGCGCTGGTCGCTTGGATGCCGGGTTTCCGGCAGGTGATGAAGAAGTGGGCCGCTCTCAACAACGAGGCCAAAGCCAAACTAAGGGCGACTCAAAACGAGGCTCGCTTGGCCTGGCTGTCGCGCGTGGACAAGAAggaaaaagagcaaaaagagGCCAAGGAAACGGAGCTACAAGAGGCCAAAGAGAGCGCTACAGAAGAGGAGAAAGAGAAAACCCTATTGACTACAGAGGGGGAAGAGGAACCCCCAAAGG
It encodes:
- the LOC108074956 gene encoding enolase-phosphatase E1 isoform X2; protein product: MNSKEKPNPFGNGVGADPPRVEDECRSTDGNCGAKDATEHATKEVFSTVEELSQSENADERNVCEAEECVGSLKNQQFPREDGAMEKATLDELKSQEADRLLEELSQEVDQLLGLSSDTSDTDQFTLSSNKEDSEGSSSSVASRKQQTGSPEQKKAECFVKEMEEEVSKGFGFFKTTEKAKGIESSKDNDGIEEANKENHISFPDVPVARPKLNESRFQFPGETSSSSKGIFSSDDSRRALADPNILEPEEEEVFVKPPNWLDPQILRSLPKLKKSTNPFEPCQPDTFFGKLHQNSPLAYTGHEKEELMDKKEKDSSHSRRNLLQALKNRNSNADKDFEEDLGRDLTKMNLDPQILRSLPKLKKSTNPFEPCQPDTFFGKLHQNSPLAYTGHEKEELMDRKEKDSSHSRRNLLQALENRKSNADKDFEEDLGRDLTKMNVGMDSQEKNESPSFGEEATKEVNMTLVNTLEEKEIEDSLSSLELTYVPACPSVAKPIFAKETDSPLHVKDSDNSHCKDYPLDSKDSPSHSKDSLSHSKDSPFSSNKDCPTSHIRDSISSHIKDSPNSKSKDSIALLSKDSSPAGEGLRDSKALNELSGANAMDKPKATEGENKEQEENKDPEENKDHEENKDPEENKKPEENKDPEETKNLEYILELYDPEFPALVTPLPIKELNAQNLKTIRGMPCAKGNLISKWLYSQSFNDKEYEHKAGEYLPEYSLIVYSDAEEETEQESLVSDPVDNLDALMGSFQSLQLNEAIPECCLTDSVFLVDKPQTAISQGFMMQPLPLKEICQVKDFLKIRVTHVYTPFQFWFNFVNRLYDTSTLNEIQMEMGNFYSDTDNINYLDVLPRCLIKAGYICAIQLDSNWRRVRIVSTPPPDVDTVYIYYVDFGYGEDVPVTYLRYLAINFGEKPELAVRGTLSYIYPLGPHWTPDSMIQFQRLVNNQELFAHVTELDLEERIVFLRISLNEEFLPSVNKLLVEANLAGRSMHYDLKQIEKNFGIRHRYLRERLPSHEMLETGIFPVLNEEFEVAFDAIIYSPAFGKFKVPQMKKGYDALRQALVAWMPGFRQVMKKWAALNNEAKAKLRATQNEARLAWLSRVDKKEKEQKEAKETELQEAKESATEEEKEKTLLTTEGEEEPPKATQEEEEAVMTINDEDETPPVESMETVD
- the LOC108074956 gene encoding dentin sialophosphoprotein isoform X1, with translation MNSKEKPNPFGNGVGADPPRVEDECRSTDGNCGAKDATEHATKEVFSTVEELSQSENADERNVCEAEECVGSLKNQQFPREDGAMEKATLDELKSQEADRLLEELSQEVDQLLGLSSDTSDTDQFTLSSNKEDSEGSSSSVASRKQQTGSPEQKKAECFVKEMEEEVSKGFGFFKTTEKAKGIESSKDNDGIEEANKENHISFPDVPVARPKLNESRFQFPGETSSSSKGIFSSDDSRRALADPNILEPEEEEVFVKPPNWLDPQILRSLPKLKKSTNPFEPCQPDTFFGKLHQNSPLAYTGHEKEELMDKKEKDSSHSRRNLLQALKNRNSNADKDFEEDLGRDLTKMNVGMDSQEINESPILISLSIQQLDPQILRSLPKLKKSTNPFEPCQPDTFFGKLHQNSPLAYTGHEKEELMDRKEKDSSHSRRNLLQALENRKSNADKDFEEDLGRDLTKMNVGMDSQEKNESPSFGEEATKEVNMTLVNTLEEKEIEDSLSSLELTYVPACPSVAKPIFAKETDSPLHVKDSDNSHCKDYPLDSKDSPSHSKDSLSHSKDSPFSSNKDCPTSHIRDSISSHIKDSPNSKSKDSIALLSKDSSPAGEGLRDSKALNELSGANAMDKPKATEGENKEQEENKDPEENKDHEENKDPEENKKPEENKDPEETKNLEYILELYDPEFPALVTPLPIKELNAQNLKTIRGMPCAKGNLISKWLYSQSFNDKEYEHKAGEYLPEYSLIVYSDAEEETEQESLVSDPVDNLDALMGSFQSLQLNEAIPECCLTDSVFLVDKPQTAISQGFMMQPLPLKEICQVKDFLKIRVTHVYTPFQFWFNFVNRLYDTSTLNEIQMEMGNFYSDTDNINYLDVLPRCLIKAGYICAIQLDSNWRRVRIVSTPPPDVDTVYIYYVDFGYGEDVPVTYLRYLAINFGEKPELAVRGTLSYIYPLGPHWTPDSMIQFQRLVNNQELFAHVTELDLEERIVFLRISLNEEFLPSVNKLLVEANLAGRSMHYDLKQIEKNFGIRHRYLRERLPSHEMLETGIFPVLNEEFEVAFDAIIYSPAFGKFKVPQMKKGYDALRQALVAWMPGFRQVMKKWAALNNEAKAKLRATQNEARLAWLSRVDKKEKEQKEAKETELQEAKESATEEEKEKTLLTTEGEEEPPKATQEEEEAVMTINDEDETPPVESMETVD